In one window of Blattabacterium sp. (Cryptocercus punctulatus) str. Cpu DNA:
- the argB gene encoding acetylglutamate kinase translates to MKIHIVKIGGNLISDQKWLNFSLKEFVKLQGNKILIHGGGKKATLISDQMGITPKFIQGRRITDKETIDLVVMTYAGLINKNIVARLQSYYCNALGLCGADGNCLKSCFRLKKKNTDIDYGYVGDITNKSVNTYFIKFLLKNNIVPVLCSITHNGKGNLLNTNADTIAAWIAISLKKNFKDEIELHFCFEKKGVLRDLHDEESYLKKIDFTLFQIIKKNHTIKNGMIPKLENAFLALKNGVSKVSIGHPYYLNDLNNKTIICL, encoded by the coding sequence ATGAAAATACATATAGTAAAAATTGGAGGAAATTTAATTAGTGATCAAAAATGGCTTAATTTTTCTTTAAAAGAATTTGTAAAACTACAAGGGAATAAGATATTAATTCATGGTGGAGGAAAAAAGGCTACCCTTATTTCTGATCAAATGGGGATTACTCCAAAATTTATACAAGGAAGAAGGATTACGGATAAAGAAACGATTGACCTAGTTGTCATGACCTATGCTGGTCTTATAAATAAAAATATTGTCGCAAGATTACAATCTTATTACTGTAATGCTTTGGGATTATGTGGTGCAGATGGAAATTGTCTTAAGTCATGCTTCCGTTTAAAAAAAAAAAATACCGATATTGATTATGGATATGTAGGGGATATCACCAATAAAAGTGTTAATACATATTTTATAAAATTTCTTTTGAAAAATAATATTGTTCCTGTATTATGTTCTATCACTCATAATGGTAAAGGAAATCTTCTAAATACGAATGCAGATACTATAGCTGCATGGATTGCTATATCATTGAAAAAGAATTTTAAGGATGAAATAGAGTTACATTTTTGTTTCGAAAAAAAGGGGGTATTACGAGATTTACATGATGAAGAATCCTATTTAAAAAAAATAGATTTTACTTTATTTCAAATAATAAAAAAAAATCATACTATTAAAAATGGGATGATACCAAAATTAGAAAATGCCTTCCTTGCATTAAAAAATGGAGTATCTAAGGTAAGTATTGGTCATCCATATTATTTAAATGATCTTAATAATAAGACCATTATATGTCTGTAG
- a CDS encoding N-acetylornithine carbamoyltransferase: MKRFFSVEDVINVYDIIKEAINLKKNPYCFQHIGKNKTIGLVFFNPSLRTRISCQKAAFNLGSNTWVLNIHRDSWNIEMKDGNVMKDTQEHIKEAISVMSLYCDILAVRTFPHLIDRDYDYNEVLFKKILSYSKVPVVNMESATLHPLQSLADVMTIAEFIPFFSKKKCKVVLSWAPHVKPLPHSVANSFSQWISKIEEIDLTITCPEQYDLYEEFSNGVYTTYNQNEAFLNADFIYAKNWSSYLNYGKILCNNNDWMITERKMKITNKAKFMHCLPVRRNMVVEDSVLDSPNSIVLQQAENRIYASQIIFLKILQSFS, from the coding sequence ATGAAAAGATTTTTTAGCGTTGAAGATGTTATAAACGTATATGATATCATTAAAGAAGCCATAAATTTGAAGAAAAATCCATATTGTTTTCAACATATTGGGAAGAATAAAACAATTGGATTGGTATTTTTTAATCCTAGTTTACGTACAAGAATTAGTTGTCAAAAAGCTGCTTTTAACTTAGGAAGTAATACTTGGGTGTTAAATATTCATCGGGATTCCTGGAATATCGAAATGAAAGATGGAAATGTGATGAAAGATACTCAAGAACATATAAAGGAGGCTATTTCTGTAATGAGTTTATATTGTGACATTCTTGCAGTAAGAACTTTTCCTCATCTTATAGACAGAGATTATGATTATAATGAAGTTCTTTTTAAGAAAATATTGAGCTATTCTAAAGTACCCGTAGTTAACATGGAAAGTGCTACTTTGCATCCTTTGCAGTCTTTAGCGGATGTAATGACTATTGCAGAATTTATACCTTTTTTTTCTAAAAAAAAATGTAAAGTAGTGTTAAGTTGGGCTCCTCATGTAAAGCCATTGCCACATTCTGTGGCAAATTCCTTTTCCCAATGGATATCCAAAATTGAAGAAATAGATTTAACCATTACTTGTCCAGAACAGTATGATTTATATGAAGAATTTTCTAATGGAGTTTATACTACATATAACCAAAATGAAGCATTTTTAAATGCAGATTTTATTTATGCTAAAAATTGGAGTAGTTATCTAAATTATGGAAAAATACTCTGTAATAATAATGATTGGATGATTACCGAAAGAAAAATGAAAATAACAAATAAAGCAAAATTTATGCACTGTTTACCTGTAAGGAGAAATATGGTAGTGGAAGATTCAGTTTTGGATAGTCCAAATTCCATTGTTTTGCAACAAGCAGAAAATAGAATTTATGCTTCGCAAATAATTTTCTTGAAAATTTTACAATCTTTCTCATGA
- the carB gene encoding carbamoyl-phosphate synthase (glutamine-hydrolyzing) large subunit, with amino-acid sequence MKIDKILILGSGALKIGEAGEFDYSGTQALKALKEEGIYTILINPNIATVQTSKEVADKVYFLPLTFFFIKNVIEKEKPKGIFLSFGGQTALNCGIKLFKEGIIEKYKIQVLGTSIESIMNSEDRNLFRNRLSRINIKTAKSFVVHSMDHAISYSLKIGFPIIIRSSYTLGGLGSGFAKDIHDLKKIVRKAFDYSSQVVVEEYLEGWKEIEYEIVRDKYNNCIAVCNMENFDPIGIHTGESIVVSPSQTLTNSEYYGLRNLAIHIARDLEIVGECNVQFALDPRSEDYRVIEVNARLSRSSALASKATGYPLAFVSAKLSIGYGLHELKNSNKKTYAFFEPALDYVVCKIPRWDLNKFYGISNRIGSSMKSIGEVMAIGGSFEEALQKGIRMLDIGMLGFINSKKKIGSTLLLKEFLKKPTDQRILFLEEAFEKGISIKEIHDLTKIDPWFLYQLDNIFQTKKEISSYNDWRDIPDELLRQAKKEGFSDMQIANLFIIDNKDQDNIDAMEEKIRKYRKEKGIIPYVRKIDTLGSEYTSDKNYLYLTYHSIQHDVIYEKDYKSVITLGSGVYKIGSSVEFDWCCVNTLNTINKESYRSIMINYNPETVSTDFDVCDRLYFEEITLERVLDIIDLENPKGTIVSMGGQIPNNLVLKLYQKGVKILGTSPISIDQVENRYKFSNAMDLLGIGQPRWKELSDFDSIYQFVEEVDYPILVRPSYVLSGSYMNVISNYEELQHYLIRNKKSVDHPLVITEFIRNAKEMELDAVAQNGEILYYAISEHVEFAGVHSGDATLVYPPHNLYLSTLKEIIRISNKIAKYFNISGPFNIQFLSKENEVKVIECNLRASRSFPFVSKISKFNMIELATQVLLGKKKKKKDPNFFTTNFLGIKASQFSFSRLKDADPILGVDMTSTGEVGCLGYSFDEALLKSMLSVGYTIPKKNILISSGPMDSKLDLLNMVKLLHKKRYILFATEGTNNFFSDCGVPSIRVHWPNERKYPNVIDLIKDRKFDLIINIPKNLSKFELDNDYAIRRFSVDFNIPLLTNTRLAKAFIQAFCNLSMDKLSINSWDEY; translated from the coding sequence ATGAAAATAGATAAAATACTTATACTTGGATCAGGTGCATTAAAAATAGGAGAAGCTGGTGAATTTGATTATTCTGGAACACAAGCTTTAAAAGCTCTTAAAGAGGAGGGAATTTATACTATATTGATTAATCCAAATATCGCAACTGTTCAAACTTCGAAAGAAGTTGCTGACAAAGTTTATTTTCTACCTCTCACCTTTTTTTTTATAAAAAACGTCATTGAAAAGGAAAAACCAAAAGGAATTTTTCTTTCTTTTGGAGGACAAACTGCATTAAATTGTGGAATAAAACTTTTTAAAGAAGGAATTATAGAAAAATATAAAATTCAAGTTTTAGGAACATCTATTGAATCTATAATGAACAGTGAAGATAGAAATCTATTTCGAAATCGGTTAAGTCGTATTAATATAAAAACGGCAAAAAGCTTTGTAGTCCATTCCATGGATCATGCCATATCCTATTCTTTAAAGATTGGGTTTCCTATTATAATTAGGTCTTCTTATACACTTGGAGGTTTAGGTAGTGGGTTTGCCAAAGATATTCATGATTTAAAGAAAATCGTCCGTAAAGCTTTCGATTACTCTTCTCAAGTTGTTGTAGAAGAATATTTAGAAGGATGGAAAGAAATTGAATATGAAATAGTTAGAGATAAATATAATAATTGTATTGCAGTATGCAATATGGAAAACTTTGATCCTATAGGAATTCATACTGGGGAAAGTATTGTGGTATCTCCTTCGCAGACTTTAACAAATTCAGAATATTATGGTTTAAGAAATTTAGCTATCCATATAGCTAGGGATTTAGAGATAGTTGGAGAATGTAATGTTCAATTTGCATTAGATCCTAGATCGGAAGATTATCGTGTTATTGAAGTGAATGCACGTCTTTCTCGTTCTAGTGCTCTTGCTTCTAAAGCAACTGGTTATCCATTAGCTTTTGTTTCTGCAAAATTATCTATAGGATATGGATTGCATGAATTAAAGAATTCGAATAAAAAAACTTATGCGTTTTTTGAACCCGCATTAGATTATGTAGTATGTAAAATTCCCAGGTGGGATCTAAATAAATTTTATGGTATTTCCAATAGAATTGGAAGTAGTATGAAAAGTATAGGAGAAGTTATGGCTATTGGAGGTTCGTTTGAAGAAGCCTTACAAAAAGGAATTAGAATGTTAGATATTGGAATGCTAGGATTCATAAATTCTAAAAAAAAAATTGGATCTACTCTTTTACTTAAGGAATTTTTGAAAAAACCAACTGATCAAAGAATTCTATTTTTAGAAGAAGCTTTCGAAAAAGGAATTTCTATAAAAGAAATACATGATCTTACAAAGATAGATCCATGGTTTTTATACCAGTTAGATAACATATTTCAAACAAAAAAAGAGATTTCTTCTTATAACGATTGGAGGGATATTCCAGATGAATTATTACGTCAAGCTAAGAAAGAAGGATTTTCTGATATGCAAATTGCTAACCTTTTTATTATTGATAATAAGGATCAAGATAATATTGATGCGATGGAAGAAAAAATAAGAAAATATAGAAAAGAAAAAGGAATTATTCCATATGTTCGAAAAATTGATACTTTGGGTTCTGAATATACATCAGATAAAAATTATTTGTATTTAACCTACCATTCAATTCAACATGACGTTATTTATGAAAAAGATTATAAATCTGTAATTACTTTAGGATCTGGTGTTTATAAAATTGGAAGTAGTGTTGAATTTGATTGGTGTTGTGTAAATACATTAAATACTATTAATAAAGAATCTTATAGATCAATAATGATTAATTACAATCCAGAAACAGTTAGCACAGATTTTGATGTTTGTGATCGTTTATATTTTGAAGAAATTACTTTAGAACGTGTATTAGATATTATTGATTTAGAAAATCCAAAAGGAACAATAGTATCTATGGGAGGACAAATTCCCAATAACTTAGTTTTAAAACTTTATCAAAAAGGAGTAAAAATTCTAGGGACATCTCCTATTTCTATAGATCAAGTGGAAAATAGATATAAATTTTCTAACGCTATGGATCTTTTAGGTATTGGACAACCTAGATGGAAAGAATTATCAGATTTTGATAGTATTTATCAGTTTGTAGAAGAAGTAGATTATCCTATATTAGTTAGACCCTCTTATGTTCTTTCAGGTTCGTATATGAATGTTATTTCCAATTATGAAGAACTACAGCACTATCTTATTCGTAATAAAAAATCGGTGGATCATCCATTGGTGATCACAGAGTTTATTAGAAATGCCAAAGAAATGGAATTAGATGCTGTTGCTCAAAATGGAGAGATATTATATTATGCTATATCAGAACATGTAGAATTTGCTGGAGTTCATTCAGGAGATGCTACTTTGGTATATCCTCCACATAATTTATATTTATCTACATTAAAGGAAATCATACGTATATCTAATAAAATAGCAAAATATTTTAATATATCTGGACCTTTTAATATTCAATTTTTATCTAAAGAAAATGAAGTAAAAGTAATTGAATGTAATTTGAGAGCTTCTAGGAGTTTTCCTTTTGTATCAAAAATATCTAAGTTCAATATGATAGAACTCGCAACTCAAGTACTTCTTGGAAAGAAAAAAAAGAAAAAGGATCCTAATTTTTTTACTACTAATTTTTTAGGGATAAAAGCCTCTCAATTTTCTTTTTCTAGGTTAAAAGATGCAGATCCTATATTAGGTGTAGATATGACTTCAACGGGAGAAGTAGGATGTTTAGGATATTCCTTTGATGAAGCTCTTTTAAAATCTATGCTTTCTGTTGGTTATACTATTCCAAAAAAGAATATTCTTATATCTAGTGGTCCGATGGATTCTAAATTAGATTTGTTAAATATGGTTAAACTTTTGCATAAAAAAAGATATATATTATTTGCTACAGAAGGAACAAATAATTTTTTTTCCGATTGTGGAGTCCCATCAATAAGAGTTCATTGGCCAAATGAAAGAAAATATCCTAATGTAATTGACTTGATCAAAGATAGAAAATTCGATCTTATTATCAATATTCCTAAAAATTTAAGTAAATTCGAGTTAGATAATGATTATGCGATAAGACGTTTTTCCGTAGATTTTAATATTCCTCTACTAACTAATACGCGCTTGGCAAAAGCTTTTATACAAGCTTTTTGTAATTTATCTATGGATAAACTATCCATAAATTCTTGGGATGAATATTAA
- a CDS encoding M20 family metallo-hydrolase, which translates to MSVVKLKVLKEEAIKLLIQIINTPSLSKKEKKVSYLIENYISKYGFYIKRKFNNIWTENTNYNKKKNIRTILLNSHHDTVKPGKNWETDPFTSIKKEDKLIGLGSNDAGASVVSLISTFIYLSNFYVLPYKLVLSITAEEEISGSLGVRSILPELGYIDLGIIGEPTKMKVAIAEKGLIILDGISEGKTGHSASNQGVNAIYIATKDIEFLRNFQFDRKSKLLGFPILTVTQIKGGIQHNVIPDLCSFVIDIRTNELYSNEELIEIIQKKIRSKIKPRSLHFHSSFINPIHPIVLKAKLIGIKTYGSPTLSDQSIMPFPTIKIGVGDSIRSHTPNEYVLISEILDGIDIYIRLLKDFQF; encoded by the coding sequence ATGTCTGTAGTGAAATTGAAAGTTTTAAAGGAAGAAGCTATAAAACTTCTTATACAAATAATTAATACTCCATCTCTATCTAAAAAAGAAAAAAAGGTCTCTTATCTGATAGAAAACTATATTTCTAAATATGGATTTTACATAAAAAGAAAATTTAACAATATATGGACAGAAAATACTAATTATAATAAAAAAAAAAATATTCGTACTATCCTATTGAATTCTCATCATGATACAGTAAAACCAGGAAAAAATTGGGAAACTGATCCTTTTACTTCAATAAAAAAAGAGGATAAGTTAATAGGATTAGGAAGTAACGATGCGGGAGCTTCCGTTGTTTCCTTAATTTCTACCTTTATCTATTTAAGTAATTTCTATGTATTACCTTACAAATTGGTACTTTCTATTACTGCAGAAGAAGAAATTTCGGGATCATTAGGCGTAAGATCAATTTTACCTGAATTAGGATATATTGACTTAGGAATAATAGGAGAACCAACAAAAATGAAAGTGGCAATAGCTGAAAAAGGATTGATCATATTAGATGGAATTTCAGAAGGAAAAACTGGACATTCTGCAAGTAATCAAGGGGTTAATGCCATTTATATTGCTACAAAAGATATAGAATTTTTAAGAAATTTTCAATTTGATCGAAAATCTAAATTGCTCGGATTTCCAATATTAACGGTTACTCAAATAAAAGGGGGGATACAGCATAATGTTATTCCTGATTTATGCTCTTTTGTCATTGATATTAGAACTAATGAATTATATTCCAATGAGGAATTAATTGAAATAATACAAAAAAAAATTCGTTCTAAAATAAAACCACGTTCTTTACATTTCCATTCTTCTTTCATAAATCCAATACATCCCATTGTATTAAAAGCAAAATTAATAGGTATAAAAACTTATGGATCTCCTACCTTATCTGACCAAAGTATTATGCCATTTCCAACCATTAAAATTGGTGTAGGAGACAGCATACGCTCTCATACTCCTAATGAGTATGTTCTTATTTCAGAAATTCTAGATGGAATAGATATTTACATACGTTTGTTAAAAGACTTTCAATTTTAA
- a CDS encoding DNA translocase FtsK 4TM domain-containing protein — MDNKIQNKRMYKNFTKKKKKNIMETIFGFFLLGNSLFLFLSFFSFIFHWKNDQSQINQLFDKDIVAENLLGKIGATLSHYFIHCGIGISSFFFPIFFLLIGLKILFRGILLLNIYKFITYKFLFFSIWIPITFYLIFPNYGILSGIFGFEIGNFLISLLGKVGLGILVLTSFLLYYVIIFSHIKNTKKLKKEKEKNFKDNKGLFLKLFHNFKKNFFNYKKYEKKEYAINNHPFFINFKEKKRRIDIPILSSSISIHEEKKEKYIEKDNKKKILQILNYYKIGIDQIKSTIGPNITLYEIFPKVGVRISKIKNLENEIALNLSSLSIRIIAPIPGKGSIGIEVPNNPTTTVYMKNILYSEESFNKSTNMELPIALGKTVFNETFIVDLTKMPHLLIAGSTGQGKSVGLNSIIVFLLCKKNPEDIKFILIDPKKVELSIYKKISKSYFAMLPNSKEPIITNIYEVKNILNSLCKEMDKRYDLLEKSMVRNIKEYNIKYEKKYHFPYIILIIDEFADLSFSFQQKKIEIYITRLAQLSRAVGIHLIISTQRPSVDVITGLIKSNFPARIAFRVSSKIDSRTILDCTGAEQLIGRGDLLFSNKNELIRLQCPFIDLSDLQNIISFYGKKNLKKTNTFFYRIRMNN; from the coding sequence ATGGATAATAAAATTCAAAATAAAAGAATGTACAAAAATTTTACGAAAAAAAAGAAAAAAAATATTATGGAAACTATTTTTGGTTTTTTTTTATTAGGGAATAGCCTATTCTTATTTTTAAGCTTTTTTTCTTTTATTTTTCATTGGAAAAATGATCAAAGTCAAATTAACCAACTCTTTGATAAAGATATAGTAGCAGAAAATTTACTTGGAAAAATCGGAGCAACTCTATCTCACTATTTTATACACTGTGGAATAGGAATTAGTTCCTTTTTTTTTCCAATATTCTTTTTATTAATAGGGTTAAAAATACTTTTTAGAGGAATCCTTCTATTGAATATTTATAAATTCATAACATATAAATTTTTATTTTTTAGTATATGGATACCAATCACATTTTATCTTATTTTTCCTAATTATGGAATATTAAGTGGGATTTTTGGGTTTGAAATAGGAAATTTTTTGATAAGTTTATTGGGAAAAGTAGGATTAGGAATTCTAGTATTGACTAGCTTTTTACTTTATTACGTAATCATATTTAGTCATATAAAAAATACTAAAAAATTAAAAAAAGAAAAGGAAAAAAATTTCAAAGACAATAAGGGTCTATTCCTCAAATTATTCCATAATTTTAAAAAAAATTTTTTCAATTATAAAAAATATGAAAAAAAGGAATATGCTATTAATAATCATCCATTTTTTATTAATTTTAAAGAAAAAAAAAGAAGGATAGATATCCCTATTTTATCTTCTTCTATTTCTATTCATGAAGAAAAAAAAGAAAAATATATAGAAAAAGATAATAAAAAAAAAATACTACAAATACTTAACTATTATAAAATAGGAATCGATCAAATAAAGTCCACTATAGGACCTAATATCACTTTGTACGAAATATTTCCTAAGGTAGGTGTACGAATTTCAAAAATAAAAAATTTAGAAAATGAGATAGCTTTAAATTTATCTTCTTTAAGTATAAGAATTATAGCTCCAATACCGGGAAAAGGGTCTATTGGAATAGAAGTTCCAAATAATCCAACTACTACCGTATATATGAAAAATATCCTTTATTCAGAAGAAAGTTTCAATAAAAGTACCAATATGGAACTTCCCATTGCCTTAGGAAAAACAGTATTTAATGAAACTTTTATTGTAGATCTAACAAAAATGCCTCATTTGCTGATAGCAGGATCCACTGGACAAGGAAAATCAGTAGGATTAAATTCTATAATTGTATTCTTATTATGTAAAAAAAATCCAGAAGATATTAAATTTATTTTGATTGATCCAAAAAAAGTAGAATTATCTATTTACAAAAAAATTTCCAAATCTTATTTTGCTATGTTGCCTAATTCCAAAGAACCTATCATTACAAACATATATGAAGTAAAAAATATATTAAATTCTTTATGCAAAGAAATGGATAAACGATATGATCTTTTGGAAAAATCTATGGTAAGAAATATCAAAGAATACAATATAAAATATGAAAAAAAATATCATTTTCCTTATATTATCCTAATTATTGATGAATTTGCAGATTTAAGTTTTTCTTTTCAACAAAAAAAAATAGAAATATATATCACTCGTTTAGCACAGTTATCCCGTGCAGTAGGTATTCATTTAATTATTTCTACACAACGTCCATCGGTAGATGTGATTACTGGATTAATTAAATCTAATTTTCCTGCAAGAATTGCCTTTAGAGTTAGTTCTAAAATAGATTCTAGAACCATACTAGATTGCACAGGAGCGGAACAACTCATTGGAAGAGGAGACCTGTTATTTTCCAATAAAAATGAATTAATCCGATTACAATGTCCTTTCATAGATCTATCAGATCTTCAAAATATTATTTCTTTTTATGGAAAAAAGAACTTAAAAAAAACGAATACTTTTTTTTACCGTATCCGGATGAATAATTGA
- the ribB gene encoding 3,4-dihydroxy-2-butanone-4-phosphate synthase, with the protein MAFYFYDKNKKLFNLNGIEESLQDIQNGKMIIVVDDENRENEGDFIVAAEKITPKIVNFLITHGRGLVCVSLTEERCDQLELTMMVKNNTDPRKTAFTVSVDVRGYGVRTGISVFDRAKTILALVHEENPESFNKPGHIFPIRAKKGGVLERPGHTEAAIDITRLSGCIPGGVLVEILNKNGSMARLPQLIQMAKKFHMKIISIENLIQYHKEAS; encoded by the coding sequence ATGGCTTTTTATTTTTATGATAAAAACAAAAAATTGTTTAATCTAAATGGGATTGAAGAATCATTACAGGATATCCAAAATGGAAAAATGATTATTGTGGTTGATGATGAAAATCGTGAAAATGAAGGGGATTTTATTGTTGCAGCAGAAAAAATAACTCCTAAAATTGTTAATTTTTTGATCACTCATGGAAGAGGATTAGTTTGTGTTTCTTTAACAGAGGAAAGATGTGATCAATTAGAACTTACAATGATGGTAAAAAATAACACAGATCCTAGAAAAACGGCTTTTACGGTATCTGTAGATGTCCGAGGTTATGGAGTTAGAACAGGAATATCTGTTTTCGATAGAGCAAAGACAATCCTAGCACTAGTACATGAAGAAAACCCAGAATCTTTTAATAAACCAGGTCATATTTTTCCTATTCGAGCAAAAAAAGGTGGTGTCCTAGAAAGACCAGGACATACAGAAGCTGCTATTGATATAACTAGATTATCAGGATGTATTCCAGGAGGTGTTTTAGTGGAAATTCTTAATAAAAACGGATCTATGGCACGTCTTCCACAATTAATTCAAATGGCTAAAAAATTTCATATGAAAATTATTTCCATAGAAAATCTCATCCAATATCATAAAGAAGCATCATAG
- a CDS encoding LptF/LptG family permease, protein MLKLKKLDLYMIRLFIVPFLVIFFSVIFVFIVQFFWSKIDELTGKDINIFIILKFIFYFGITIVPLVTPISILLTSIMTYGKISESQELISIKSSGISLFRIMKPILGLTLLLSLGLYFFSDYAIPKVKKKAKELGYQISVAHPSLKLKEGIFVNIFPDFFIKIDKQSGKDKNHMNGIFIFFYEKNLFINTILAKEGILIPNREDGSFRIKLINGFFYSDHHDEKKRPSYQIVQFDTLIQYFKIPLIENKIKNLEDYDSYQTFDTIKLIEKINFFKKKQNQLDSEFKKKNYDFLFFKKKLEKISNNRSIILYNKMIDRLSFWIEKLKHQKKILKKRKINLAKYQLELQKKFIFPVTCIIMFLTGAPIGALIRKGGIGFPTIMAITIFIIYHTLLTITQNQGEKADIYPWISAWIPNFTFFPISIWITYKTVMDDF, encoded by the coding sequence ATGTTAAAACTAAAAAAACTGGATCTATATATGATTCGTTTATTTATAGTTCCTTTTTTAGTTATTTTTTTTTCGGTAATTTTTGTATTTATCGTTCAATTTTTTTGGAGTAAAATTGATGAATTAACAGGAAAAGATATTAATATTTTCATCATCCTAAAATTTATATTTTATTTTGGTATTACGATAGTTCCTTTAGTAACTCCAATTTCAATATTGTTAACTTCTATCATGACTTATGGAAAAATATCAGAAAGCCAAGAACTTATATCAATTAAATCTTCTGGAATTTCCCTTTTTAGGATTATGAAACCTATTTTAGGTTTAACATTGCTCCTTTCCTTAGGTTTATATTTTTTCTCTGATTATGCCATTCCAAAAGTAAAAAAAAAAGCGAAAGAATTAGGTTATCAAATTTCAGTAGCCCATCCATCTTTAAAGTTAAAGGAAGGAATTTTTGTTAACATTTTTCCCGATTTTTTCATAAAAATAGATAAACAATCAGGAAAAGATAAAAATCATATGAATGGGATATTCATTTTTTTTTATGAAAAAAATTTATTTATCAATACTATTCTTGCTAAAGAAGGAATTTTGATACCAAATAGAGAAGATGGGTCCTTTAGGATCAAACTCATTAATGGTTTTTTTTATAGTGACCACCATGATGAAAAAAAAAGACCATCTTATCAAATCGTTCAATTTGATACTTTAATTCAATATTTTAAAATACCTTTGATAGAAAATAAAATAAAAAACTTAGAGGATTATGATTCTTATCAAACTTTTGATACAATCAAATTGATCGAAAAAATCAATTTTTTTAAAAAAAAACAAAATCAATTGGATTCTGAATTTAAGAAAAAAAATTACGATTTTCTTTTTTTTAAAAAAAAATTGGAAAAAATTTCAAATAATAGATCTATTATCCTATATAATAAAATGATAGATCGTTTATCCTTTTGGATAGAAAAACTTAAACATCAAAAAAAAATTCTAAAAAAAAGAAAAATAAATTTAGCAAAGTATCAATTAGAATTGCAAAAAAAATTTATATTTCCAGTAACATGCATTATAATGTTTCTTACGGGTGCTCCAATAGGAGCTCTTATACGAAAAGGAGGAATTGGTTTTCCAACTATTATGGCAATAACTATATTCATCATTTATCATACTTTACTTACCATTACACAAAATCAAGGAGAGAAAGCTGATATTTATCCATGGATAAGTGCTTGGATCCCAAATTTTACTTTTTTTCCTATCAGTATATGGATTACTTATAAAACTGTAATGGATGATTTTTAA
- the trxA gene encoding thioredoxin, with amino-acid sequence MIQEINDDNFEKVVLESDKPILVDFWAPWCAPCRTLSAILKDLYIEYKEKAMVFQLNVDKNPKTSSKYGIRSIPTMFFFKNGEKKDMHIGVASKEEISKKLDSLIK; translated from the coding sequence ATGATACAAGAAATAAACGATGATAACTTTGAAAAAGTTGTTCTTGAATCGGATAAACCGATTTTAGTAGATTTTTGGGCTCCATGGTGTGCTCCATGTAGAACTTTATCTGCTATATTAAAAGATCTATACATAGAGTATAAAGAAAAAGCTATGGTTTTCCAGTTAAATGTAGATAAAAATCCAAAAACTTCTTCTAAATATGGAATCCGAAGTATTCCTACCATGTTTTTTTTTAAAAACGGAGAAAAAAAAGATATGCATATTGGAGTTGCCTCTAAAGAGGAGATAAGTAAAAAATTAGATTCTTTAATAAAATAA